TGGCCCGCGAACTGGCCGGGCACCGGCGGCTGACGGTTGTCACCAACTCGTCCGACATTGCCCGAACGCTGGCCACCACCAATGGCAACAAAGTCTACATGGCCGGCGGCGAACTGCGACCCGATTCCGGCGCCGCATTCGGCGTCTCGGCCATCGACTTCGTCCGACGCTTCGGCGTCGATCACGCGGTGATCTCGGCAGGCGCCGTGGATGCCACGGGCGGGGTCATGGACCACGACCTGGAGGAAGCCGAATTCGCGGCCATGGTGCTGTCGCGCGGCCAGCGCTCCGTGGTCATCACCGACCATACCAAGTTCGGCCGCCAGGGCCTTGTCAGGGTATGCGGCTTTTCTGGTTTCTCCGAACTGGCGACCAATCAGGCACCGCCCGCCGATATCGCCGCCGCATTGGAGGCCGCGGGCACGCGGTTGCGCGTAGCAGCCAATGGCGGGCAAAACCCGGCCTGAACGGCCCTTATCTTTTCTTGATGTCCGCCCGGCCAAATCCCAATCGATATTTGACCGGAAGCGGGAGCATTGTGCGCACTCCTGAAATTCGGAGAAGCATCGTGCTCGACCTCGCCTACCTAGCCCTCGGCATAGGATCCTTCGTGATTTTCGCGCTTTACGCACGCGCGCTGACCAGGCTCTGAGGGAGGCAATCATGATGGAAGCCTTACTCGGCCTCGTCGTCGCCATCGCGCTCGGCGTTTATCTCGTCGTGACGCTGCTGCGGCCCGAAAAATTCTAAAAATCAATCCTTGAGAGTTCCGCCATGTCTTTAATCGGATGGCTGCAGATCGGCCTACTCTTTCTCATCGTCCTATTGCTGATCAAGCCGCTTGGCCTGTTCATGGCAAAGGTCTTTTCCGGTGAACGAACCTTTCTTTCGCCCGTGCTCGGCCCCGTCGAACGCGGCTTCTATTCCTTGGCGGGCGTGGACCCCAAGAAGGAGCAGGGCTGGCTTGCCTATGCCTTCTCCGTCATCGCCTTCAGCGTGATGGGCCTTGTCTCGCTCTACGCGATCCTGCGCCTGCAGGCATATCTGCCCTACAATCCGCAAGGTTTTCCCGGCGTTGCGCCCGACCTTGCCTTCAACACCGCCGTCAGCTTCGTGACCAACACCAACTGGCAGTCCTATGGCGGCGAAACCACGATGAGCCATTTCAGCCAGATGGCTGGCCTCACCGTGCACAACTTCGTCTCGGCCGCGACGGGCATTGCCATGGCGCTTGCGCTTACCCGCGCCTTCATGCGCTCGCACGCAACGACGGTCGGCAATTTCTGGGTCGACCTCACCCGCTCGACGCTCTATGTGCTTTTGCCGCTTGCCATCATCGTCGCCATCGCCTTCGTGGCCATGGGCCTGCCGCAGACGCTTGACGCCTCGGTGACCGCGACGACGCTCGAAGGCGCCAAGCAGACCATCGCGCTCGGACCAGTCGCCAGCCAGGAAGCGATCAAGCAGCTCGGCACCAATGGTGGCGGCTTCTTCAACGTCAATGCCGCGCATCCGTTCGAAAACCCGACGGCGCTGTCCAACTATCTCAACATCGTCTCGATGCTCACGATCTCGGCGGCACTGGTCTACACCTTCGGCCAGATGGTCGGTGACCGCCGCCAAGGCTGGGCCTTCATAGCCGCGATGGCGATCCTGCTGATCGCCGGCGTCGGCGTTATCTACTGGGCAGAAGCGCAAGGCAATCCGATCCTGACCGCGCTTGGCCTCGACAATGCGCTCGGCAATATGGAGGGCAAGGAAGTCCGCTTCGGCCAAGCGATGACCGCTGCCTATGCCGCCGTTACCACCGGTCTTTCCGACGGCGGTGTCAATGCCATGCACGGCTCGTTCACCGGTCTGGGCGGCATGATACCGATGTTCCTGATGCAACTCGGAGAAGTGCTGCCGGGCGGTGTCGGCTCGGGCCTCTACGGCATGCTGGTCTTCGCCATTCTCGCCGTGTTCGTCGCCGGACTGATGGTCGGCCGCACGCCGGAACTGCTCGGTAAGAAGATTGAAAGCCGCGAGATGAAATACGCCATGCTGGCCGTGCTCATCCTGCCGCTGTCGATCCTGGTCTTCACCGCGTTTTCCGCCATGTTGCCTTTCGCGGTCTCCGCCATCGGCACCAACGGACCGCACGGCCTGTCCGAGATCCTCTATGCCTATACGTCGGCGACCGGGAACAACGGTTCAGCCTTCGGCGGCCTCTCGGCGAACTCGCCCTGGTACAACACCACGCTCGGCATCGCGATGCTGCTCGGCCGCTTCGGCTACGCGATCCCTGTCCTTGCCATCGCCGGCTCGCTGGTCGGCAAGACCAGGACGACGGCCTCCGCCGGCACCTTCCCGACCCACACGCCGCTCTTCGTTGGCCTGCTCGTCGGCATCATCCTCATCATGGGCGGTCTGCAGTATTTCCCCGCTCTCGCCCTCGGCCCCATCGTCGAGCATTTCGCAATGCTGGCCGGCCAGACTTTCTAAAGGACATCATTCATGTCGACCGCAGTACACCACAAGCTCTTCGAACCGGCCATTCTGTGGCCGGCCCTCGGGCAGGCCTTTGTCAAGCTAGCGCCGCACAAGCTGATGCGCAATCCCGTCATCTTCGTCACCGAAGTCGTGGCGGCGCTGGTGACGCTGATGTTCCTGCGCGATCTCGTCGCCGCAGGCGGCAAGCCGCTCTTCTCCGGCCAGATCGCGATCTGGCTCTGGTTCACCGTGTTGTTCGCCAACTTCGCCGAAGCCGTGGCCGAAGGCCGCGGCAAGGCACAGGCCGACAGCCTGCGCCGCACCAAGTCGCAACTGACCGCCCGCAAGCTCCTCTCCGACGGTGGCTTTGACGTTGCCAGCATCCCGGCAACCGACCTCAAGGTCGGCGACCTGGTTCTGGTCGAAGCCGGCGAACTGATCCCCGGCGACGGCGAAGTGGTCGAGGGCATCGCCTCGGTCAACGAAAGCGCCATCACCGGCGAGTCCGCGCCTGTCATCCGCGAATCCGGCGGCGACCGCTCGGCCGTCACCGGCGGCACGCAGGTGCTGTCCGACTGGATCAAAGTGCGCATCACCGCCGCACCCGGCTCCTCCTTCGTCGACCGCATGATCGCGCTGATCGAAGGCGCCGAACGCCAGAAGACGCCGAACGAGATCGCGCTGTCGATCCTGCTTTCCGGCCTCACTTTGGTGTTCCTCATTGCCGTGACGACGCTTTGGGGCCTGGCCGGTTATTCCGGTACGGTGCTCTCGATCACTGTGCTTGCCGCACTGCTGGTGACGCTGATCCCGACCACGATCGGCGGCCTGCTTTCGGCCATCGGCATCGCCGGCATGGACCGCCTGGTGCGCTTCAACGTCATCGCCACCTCCGGCCGCGCTGTCGAGGCGGCGGGCGACGTCGACACGCTGCTGCTCGACAAGACCGGCACCATCACCTTCGGCAACCGCATGGCGACCGAGTT
The genomic region above belongs to Mesorhizobium terrae and contains:
- a CDS encoding DeoR/GlpR family DNA-binding transcription regulator, which produces MNHSKRHGEILRLLKEEGTVTIADLAERLGVSLETVRRDVKPLTDDGSVFKMHGAISLPGIVGEAPFERRMRENAEAKRAIARMVAATIRDGESIMLDCGTTTSFLARELAGHRRLTVVTNSSDIARTLATTNGNKVYMAGGELRPDSGAAFGVSAIDFVRRFGVDHAVISAGAVDATGGVMDHDLEEAEFAAMVLSRGQRSVVITDHTKFGRQGLVRVCGFSGFSELATNQAPPADIAAALEAAGTRLRVAANGGQNPA
- the kdpF gene encoding K(+)-transporting ATPase subunit F gives rise to the protein MEALLGLVVAIALGVYLVVTLLRPEKF
- the kdpA gene encoding potassium-transporting ATPase subunit KdpA — protein: MSLIGWLQIGLLFLIVLLLIKPLGLFMAKVFSGERTFLSPVLGPVERGFYSLAGVDPKKEQGWLAYAFSVIAFSVMGLVSLYAILRLQAYLPYNPQGFPGVAPDLAFNTAVSFVTNTNWQSYGGETTMSHFSQMAGLTVHNFVSAATGIAMALALTRAFMRSHATTVGNFWVDLTRSTLYVLLPLAIIVAIAFVAMGLPQTLDASVTATTLEGAKQTIALGPVASQEAIKQLGTNGGGFFNVNAAHPFENPTALSNYLNIVSMLTISAALVYTFGQMVGDRRQGWAFIAAMAILLIAGVGVIYWAEAQGNPILTALGLDNALGNMEGKEVRFGQAMTAAYAAVTTGLSDGGVNAMHGSFTGLGGMIPMFLMQLGEVLPGGVGSGLYGMLVFAILAVFVAGLMVGRTPELLGKKIESREMKYAMLAVLILPLSILVFTAFSAMLPFAVSAIGTNGPHGLSEILYAYTSATGNNGSAFGGLSANSPWYNTTLGIAMLLGRFGYAIPVLAIAGSLVGKTRTTASAGTFPTHTPLFVGLLVGIILIMGGLQYFPALALGPIVEHFAMLAGQTF